From Coffea arabica cultivar ET-39 chromosome 9c, Coffea Arabica ET-39 HiFi, whole genome shotgun sequence, one genomic window encodes:
- the LOC113709039 gene encoding alkane hydroxylase MAH1, which produces MVYGNHKKLRVGTGILFSDKYIFSKDSSSITNSVLEEEEERTSIPFNWPVIGMMPDLFLNVHRAQDYITEILQESGGTFEFKGPWFANMDMLVTSDPANVNHILSKSFSNFQKGPEFEKMFDILGKGIFNAECESWESPRKTIMPLINHQGFQKFVGITSWNKLEKGLIPVLELAAKSGMEVDLQQLFAKFTFDTTCLLVLGHDPASPGIDLPESPLGNAFADAEEAVFYRHVVPRTCWKIQRWLQIGAEKKLTKARENLHQFLATNISSKSENLEGINQTAISQDGGGLDLLARYMKAVGVLKEENRTSDIVSQKIWRDALLNLIFAGKDIKGAGLTWFFWLLASNPIEESMVRKEILSNLQVKEGRWQFSNLEEMKKQVYLRGALCESLRLFPPVATQHKAPVNPDILPSGHSINPNTKTLLPFHAMGRMETIWGKVCWEFKPQRWISEQVGIAHEPSFKFTAFNAGPRSCKGKEICFIQMKIVAVALLCRFHFHILEGHQTVPDNSVILHMRHGLKLKVSTTSI; this is translated from the exons ATGGTGTATGGGAACCACAAGAAATTGAGAGTGGGTACTGGTATTTTATTCTCAGACAAGTACATTTTCTCAAAGGATTCTAGTAGCATAACAAACTCT GtattggaggaggaggaggagagaacCTCAATTCCCTTTAACTGGCCGGTTATTGGCATGATGCCAGACCTGTTCCTAAATGTGCACCGCGCACAGGATTATATAACCGAGATTTTGCAAGAAAGTGGAGGCACATTTGAGTTTAAAGGTCCTTGGTTCGCAAATATGGATATGCTGGTCACCAGCGATCCTGCTAACGTCAACCACATATTGAGTAAAAGCTTCTCAAACTTTCAAAAGGGTCCTGAGTTTGAAAAGATGTTTGACATTCTAGGAAAGGGGATCTTCAATGCTGAATGCGAATCTTGGGAAAGCCCAAGGAAAACGATCATGCCACTAATTAATCACCAGGGATTCCAGAAGTTTGTGGGAATAACTAGCTGGAACAAGTTGGAGAAAGGGCTGATCCCTGTCCTGGAGCTTGCGGCCAAGTCAGGTATGGAGGTGGACTTGCAACAACTATTTGCCAAGTTTACCTTTGACACCACTTGCCTATTAGTATTGGGTCATGATCCTGCTTCACCCGGTATTGACTTGCCAGAAAGTCCATTAGGAAATGCCTTTGCTGATGCCGAGGAAGCAGTCTTTTACAGACATGTGGTACCCAGAACTTGCTGGAAGATTCAGAGGTGGCTTCAAATTGGTGCGGAAAAGAAGTTAACTAAAGCTCGGGAGAACCTTCATCAATTTTTAGCTACCAACATCTCATCTAAGTCGGAAAACTTGGAAGGCATAAACCAAACTGCGATTTCGCAAGATGGAGGAGGCCTTGACTTGTTAGCAAGGTATATGAAAGCAGTCGGTGTCCTCAAAGAAGAGAATAGAACATCTGATATAGTGTCTCAAAAAATTTGGAGAGACGCTTTACTCAATTTAATCTTTGCGGGTAAAGATATCAAAGGTGCAGGTCTCACTTGGTTCTTTTGGCTCCTTGCTTCAAATCCTATTGAAGAAAGTATGGTTCGAAAAGAGATACTGAGTAACTTACAGGTAAAAGAAGGAAGGTGGCAGTTTTCCAACCTAGAAGAGATGAAGAAACAGGTTTATCTGCGCGGCGCATTATGTGAATCACTTCGCCTGTTCCCTCCGGTTGCAACGCAGCACAAAGCTCCTGTCAACCCTGATATTCTTCCAAGTGGTCACAGCATAAATCCTAATACCAAGACGCTGTTGCCTTTCCATGCGATGGGCAGGATGGAAACAATCTGGGGCAAAGTCTGCTGGGAATTCAAACCACAGAGATGGATTTCAGAGCAAGTAGGTATTGCACATGAACCATCTTTCAAGTTTACAGCATTCAATGCAGGACCTAGGAGTTGCAAGGGCAAGGAAATTTGTTTCATCCAAATGAAAATTGTTGCAGTAGCCCTTCTCTGTCGTTTCCACTTTCATATCTTAGAAGGTCATCAAACTGTTCCAGATAATTCTGTGATACTTCATATGAGACATGGACTGAAATTGAAGGTTTCCACAACAAGCATTTGA
- the LOC113708612 gene encoding leucine aminopeptidase-like isoform X1, protein MLLTFIHLFPSPSKFKTLFSAPLQRQQSRRSNRTTSLPLFLCQILRNISTDKTAGPPPPTASAEPSVSVDKFFSIPPSSPMAAVDPHSFTDSTHPLTTHISLSLYFDFPSSTILASTLISLPTTHSGPFTLDTRSLSITSVLDPTTLTPLPFTLTPPIPHPVFGQSLIITLSNHSQVIIISKTSASSSALQWLSPPQTFNKAFPFVYTQCQSIHARSIFPCQDTPAARIRYDAKLNIPRQLFAVMSARHVDRRAPVVGSGEARGACDDSLWCGDDRVVDDFLMEQPIPPYLFAFAVGELGFRDVGPRSRVYSEAAPAVLDAAAREFAGTEDMIRVGEKLFGPYDWERFDLLVLPPSFPYGGMENPRMVFLTPTVIKGDATGAQVVAHELAHSWTGNLITNKTNEHFWLNEGFTTYAERRIVEAVQGEDRAALNIGIGWKGLVDAVERFKDNMEFTKLKTNQEGVDPDEIYSEIPYEKGFQFLWRIERQIGRPAFDEFIKKYIATFKFQSIDTDTFLNFLKANVPGIENQIDLKLWTEGIGIPPDAMEPVSSIYTKIVSLANEFKLGRMPREDEVADWHGQEWELYLENLPKYVEASQALALDARYRLSESKDYEVKVAFLQLAIASKCRDYFGEVEKTLKEVGRMKYLRPLYTALVQGAGKDEEKIFAKRVFSEARDCYHPIAQGVVETILRKYV, encoded by the exons ATGCTGTTGACCTTTATTCACCTCTTCCCCTCTCCCTCCAAATTTAAAACCCTATTCAGTGCTCCACTCCAACGCCAGCAGAGCAGACGCAGCAACAGGACAACCTCACTCCCATTATTCCTCTGTCAGATTCTCCGCAACATTTCCACCGACAAAACTGCCGGCCCGCCACCCCCAACAGCCTCCGCAGAGCCCTCAGTCTCAGTCGATAAATTCTTCTCAATTCCCCCTTCTTCTCCCATGGCAGCCGTTGATCCTCACTCCTTCACAGACTCGACTCACCCCCTCACAACCCACATCTCCCTTTCTCTCTACTTTGACTTCCCATCATCCACCATCCTCGCCTCCACCCTCATCTCCCTCCCTACCACCCACTCTGGCCCTTTCACGCTTGACACCCGCTCCCTCTCCATAACCTCAGTTCTTGATCCCACCACCCTCACCCCACTCCCCTTTACCCTCACCCCACCAATCCCTCATCCTGTTTTCGGCCAGTCCCTCATCATCACCCTCTCCAATCACTCCCAAGTCATCATCATCTCCAAAACCTCAGCTTCTAGCTCAGCCCTTCAGTGGCTTTCGCCCCCGCAAACATTTAATAAAGCATTTCCTTTTGTTTATACCCAGTGCCAGTCCATCCATGCTAGGTCTATTTTCCCTTGCCAGGATACCCCTGCTGCCCGCATTCGTTATGATGCTAAGTTGAATATCCCTCGCCAACTGTTCGCTGTTATGTCCGCCAGACATGTTGATAGGCGGGCCCCTGTTGTCGGGTCTGGTGAGGCTAGGGGAGCTTGTGATGATTCTCTCTGGTGTGGGGATGATAGGGTTGTGGACGATTTTTTGATGGAGCAGCCTATACCGCCTTATTTGTTTGCTTTTGCTGTTGGAGAGTTGGGGTTCAGGGATGTGGGACCACGCTCGAGGGTGTATTCGGAGGCGGCTCCAGCAGTGTTGGATGCTGCTGCTAGGGAGTTTGCTGGGACAGAGGATATGATCAGGGTTGGGGAGAAACTTTTTGGGCCTTATGACTGGGAGAGGTTCGATTTGTTGGTGCTGCCCCCGAGTTTTCCTTATGGTGGGATGGAGAATCCGCGGATGGTGTTCTTGACACCCACTGTCATCAAGGGTGATGCCACTGGGGCGCAGGTGGTGGCTCATGAACTTGCTCATAGCTGGACGGGAAACTTGATTACTAACAAGACCAATGAACATTTCTGGTTGAATGAG GGTTTTACCACTTACGCGGAGCGGCGAATAGTGGAAGCTGTGCAGGGGGAAGACAGAGCTGCACTGAATATTGGAATTGGTTGGAAGGGGCTTGTCGATGCAGTTGAGAGATTCAAGGATAACATGGAGTTTACAAAGCTGAAAACGAACCAAGAAGGTGTGGATCCAGATGAAATATATTCTGAGATTCCATATGAGAAAGGTTTCCAGTTTTTGTGGCGTATTGAGAGACAG ATTGGAAGACCTGCATTTGATGAATTCATCAAAAAGTACATTGCAACCTTCAAGTTCCAATCTATTGATACAGACACGTTTCTCAATTTCTTAAAAGCTAACGTGCCTGGAATTGAGAATCAGATTGATTTAAAACTATGGACAGAAGGTATTGGCATCCCACCTGATGCCATGGAGCCAGTTTCCAGTATCTATACAAAGATTGTGTCACTGGCTAATGAGTTTAAACTAGGCAGGATGCCGAGGGAGGATGAAGTTGCCGATTGGCATGGACAAGAGTGGGAGCTTTACCTTGAGAACCTGCCTAAATATGTTGAAGCTTCACAA GCTTTAGCTTTGGATGCTCGCTATAGGCTTTCAGAATCAAAAGACTATGAGGTCAAGGTTGCTTTTCTTCAGCTGGCGATTGCATCGAAGTGCAGAGACTATTTTGGTGAGGTGGAGAAAACTCTAAAAGAAGTTGGGAGGATGAAGTACCTTCGCCCACTTTATACTGCTCTTGTTCAAGGTGCTGGAAAGgatgaagagaaaatttttgcGAAGAGGGTGTTCTCAGAAGCTCGAGATTGCTACCATCCAATAGCTCAGGGAGTGGTTGAGACCATCCTGAGAAAATACGTGTAA
- the LOC113708612 gene encoding leucine aminopeptidase-like isoform X3, whose protein sequence is MLLTFIHLFPSPSKFKTLFSAPLQRQQSRRSNRTTSLPLFLCQILRNISTDKTAGPPPPTASAEPSVSVDKFFSIPPSSPMAAVDPHSFTDSTHPLTTHISLSLYFDFPSSTILASTLISLPTTHSGPFTLDTRSLSITSVLDPTTLTPLPFTLTPPIPHPVFGQSLIITLSNHSQVIIISKTSASSSALQWLSPPQTFNKAFPFVYTQCQSIHARSIFPCQDTPAARIRYDAKLNIPRQLFAVMSARHVDRRAPVVGSGEARGACDDSLWCGDDRVVDDFLMEQPIPPYLFAFAVGELGFRDVGPRSRVYSEAAPAVLDAAAREFAGTEDMIRVGEKLFGPYDWERFDLLVLPPSFPYGGMENPRMVFLTPTVIKGDATGAQVVAHELAHSWTGNLITNKTNEHFWLNEGFTTYAERRIVEAVQGEDRAALNIGIGWKGLVDAVERFKDNMEFTKLKTNQEGVDPDEIYSEIPYEKGFQFLWRIERQIGRPAFDEFIKKYIATFKFQSIDTDTFLNFLKANVPGIENQIDLKLWTEGIGIPPDAMEPVSSIYTKIVSLANEFKLGRMPREDEVADWHGQEWELYLENLPKYVEASQVRDNSIL, encoded by the exons ATGCTGTTGACCTTTATTCACCTCTTCCCCTCTCCCTCCAAATTTAAAACCCTATTCAGTGCTCCACTCCAACGCCAGCAGAGCAGACGCAGCAACAGGACAACCTCACTCCCATTATTCCTCTGTCAGATTCTCCGCAACATTTCCACCGACAAAACTGCCGGCCCGCCACCCCCAACAGCCTCCGCAGAGCCCTCAGTCTCAGTCGATAAATTCTTCTCAATTCCCCCTTCTTCTCCCATGGCAGCCGTTGATCCTCACTCCTTCACAGACTCGACTCACCCCCTCACAACCCACATCTCCCTTTCTCTCTACTTTGACTTCCCATCATCCACCATCCTCGCCTCCACCCTCATCTCCCTCCCTACCACCCACTCTGGCCCTTTCACGCTTGACACCCGCTCCCTCTCCATAACCTCAGTTCTTGATCCCACCACCCTCACCCCACTCCCCTTTACCCTCACCCCACCAATCCCTCATCCTGTTTTCGGCCAGTCCCTCATCATCACCCTCTCCAATCACTCCCAAGTCATCATCATCTCCAAAACCTCAGCTTCTAGCTCAGCCCTTCAGTGGCTTTCGCCCCCGCAAACATTTAATAAAGCATTTCCTTTTGTTTATACCCAGTGCCAGTCCATCCATGCTAGGTCTATTTTCCCTTGCCAGGATACCCCTGCTGCCCGCATTCGTTATGATGCTAAGTTGAATATCCCTCGCCAACTGTTCGCTGTTATGTCCGCCAGACATGTTGATAGGCGGGCCCCTGTTGTCGGGTCTGGTGAGGCTAGGGGAGCTTGTGATGATTCTCTCTGGTGTGGGGATGATAGGGTTGTGGACGATTTTTTGATGGAGCAGCCTATACCGCCTTATTTGTTTGCTTTTGCTGTTGGAGAGTTGGGGTTCAGGGATGTGGGACCACGCTCGAGGGTGTATTCGGAGGCGGCTCCAGCAGTGTTGGATGCTGCTGCTAGGGAGTTTGCTGGGACAGAGGATATGATCAGGGTTGGGGAGAAACTTTTTGGGCCTTATGACTGGGAGAGGTTCGATTTGTTGGTGCTGCCCCCGAGTTTTCCTTATGGTGGGATGGAGAATCCGCGGATGGTGTTCTTGACACCCACTGTCATCAAGGGTGATGCCACTGGGGCGCAGGTGGTGGCTCATGAACTTGCTCATAGCTGGACGGGAAACTTGATTACTAACAAGACCAATGAACATTTCTGGTTGAATGAG GGTTTTACCACTTACGCGGAGCGGCGAATAGTGGAAGCTGTGCAGGGGGAAGACAGAGCTGCACTGAATATTGGAATTGGTTGGAAGGGGCTTGTCGATGCAGTTGAGAGATTCAAGGATAACATGGAGTTTACAAAGCTGAAAACGAACCAAGAAGGTGTGGATCCAGATGAAATATATTCTGAGATTCCATATGAGAAAGGTTTCCAGTTTTTGTGGCGTATTGAGAGACAG ATTGGAAGACCTGCATTTGATGAATTCATCAAAAAGTACATTGCAACCTTCAAGTTCCAATCTATTGATACAGACACGTTTCTCAATTTCTTAAAAGCTAACGTGCCTGGAATTGAGAATCAGATTGATTTAAAACTATGGACAGAAGGTATTGGCATCCCACCTGATGCCATGGAGCCAGTTTCCAGTATCTATACAAAGATTGTGTCACTGGCTAATGAGTTTAAACTAGGCAGGATGCCGAGGGAGGATGAAGTTGCCGATTGGCATGGACAAGAGTGGGAGCTTTACCTTGAGAACCTGCCTAAATATGTTGAAGCTTCACAA GTGAGAGATAACAGCATTTTGTGA
- the LOC113708612 gene encoding leucine aminopeptidase-like isoform X2 encodes MLLTFIHLFPSPSKFKTLFSAPLQRQQSRRSNRTTSLPLFLCQILRNISTDKTAGPPPPTASAEPSVSVDKFFSIPPSSPMAAVDPHSFTDSTHPLTTHISLSLYFDFPSSTILASTLISLPTTHSGPFTLDTRSLSITSVLDPTTLTPLPFTLTPPIPHPVFGQSLIITLSNHSQVIIISKTSASSSALQWLSPPQTFNKAFPFVYTQCQSIHARSIFPCQDTPAARIRYDAKLNIPRQLFAVMSARHVDRRAPVVGSGEARGACDDSLWCGDDRVVDDFLMEQPIPPYLFAFAVGELGFRDVGPRSRVYSEAAPAVLDAAAREFAGTEDMIRVGEKLFGPYDWERFDLLVLPPSFPYGGMENPRMVFLTPTVIKGDATGAQVVAHELAHSWTGNLITNKTNEHFWLNEGFTTYAERRIVEAVQGEDRAALNIGIGWKGLVDAVERFKDNMEFTKLKTNQEGVDPDEIYSEIPYEKGFQFLWRIERQIGRPAFDEFIKKYIATFKFQSIDTDTFLNFLKANVPGIENQIDLKLWTEGIGIPPDAMEPVSSIYTKIVSLANEFKLGRMPREDEVADWHGQEWELYLENLPKYVEASQFQVRDNSIL; translated from the exons ATGCTGTTGACCTTTATTCACCTCTTCCCCTCTCCCTCCAAATTTAAAACCCTATTCAGTGCTCCACTCCAACGCCAGCAGAGCAGACGCAGCAACAGGACAACCTCACTCCCATTATTCCTCTGTCAGATTCTCCGCAACATTTCCACCGACAAAACTGCCGGCCCGCCACCCCCAACAGCCTCCGCAGAGCCCTCAGTCTCAGTCGATAAATTCTTCTCAATTCCCCCTTCTTCTCCCATGGCAGCCGTTGATCCTCACTCCTTCACAGACTCGACTCACCCCCTCACAACCCACATCTCCCTTTCTCTCTACTTTGACTTCCCATCATCCACCATCCTCGCCTCCACCCTCATCTCCCTCCCTACCACCCACTCTGGCCCTTTCACGCTTGACACCCGCTCCCTCTCCATAACCTCAGTTCTTGATCCCACCACCCTCACCCCACTCCCCTTTACCCTCACCCCACCAATCCCTCATCCTGTTTTCGGCCAGTCCCTCATCATCACCCTCTCCAATCACTCCCAAGTCATCATCATCTCCAAAACCTCAGCTTCTAGCTCAGCCCTTCAGTGGCTTTCGCCCCCGCAAACATTTAATAAAGCATTTCCTTTTGTTTATACCCAGTGCCAGTCCATCCATGCTAGGTCTATTTTCCCTTGCCAGGATACCCCTGCTGCCCGCATTCGTTATGATGCTAAGTTGAATATCCCTCGCCAACTGTTCGCTGTTATGTCCGCCAGACATGTTGATAGGCGGGCCCCTGTTGTCGGGTCTGGTGAGGCTAGGGGAGCTTGTGATGATTCTCTCTGGTGTGGGGATGATAGGGTTGTGGACGATTTTTTGATGGAGCAGCCTATACCGCCTTATTTGTTTGCTTTTGCTGTTGGAGAGTTGGGGTTCAGGGATGTGGGACCACGCTCGAGGGTGTATTCGGAGGCGGCTCCAGCAGTGTTGGATGCTGCTGCTAGGGAGTTTGCTGGGACAGAGGATATGATCAGGGTTGGGGAGAAACTTTTTGGGCCTTATGACTGGGAGAGGTTCGATTTGTTGGTGCTGCCCCCGAGTTTTCCTTATGGTGGGATGGAGAATCCGCGGATGGTGTTCTTGACACCCACTGTCATCAAGGGTGATGCCACTGGGGCGCAGGTGGTGGCTCATGAACTTGCTCATAGCTGGACGGGAAACTTGATTACTAACAAGACCAATGAACATTTCTGGTTGAATGAG GGTTTTACCACTTACGCGGAGCGGCGAATAGTGGAAGCTGTGCAGGGGGAAGACAGAGCTGCACTGAATATTGGAATTGGTTGGAAGGGGCTTGTCGATGCAGTTGAGAGATTCAAGGATAACATGGAGTTTACAAAGCTGAAAACGAACCAAGAAGGTGTGGATCCAGATGAAATATATTCTGAGATTCCATATGAGAAAGGTTTCCAGTTTTTGTGGCGTATTGAGAGACAG ATTGGAAGACCTGCATTTGATGAATTCATCAAAAAGTACATTGCAACCTTCAAGTTCCAATCTATTGATACAGACACGTTTCTCAATTTCTTAAAAGCTAACGTGCCTGGAATTGAGAATCAGATTGATTTAAAACTATGGACAGAAGGTATTGGCATCCCACCTGATGCCATGGAGCCAGTTTCCAGTATCTATACAAAGATTGTGTCACTGGCTAATGAGTTTAAACTAGGCAGGATGCCGAGGGAGGATGAAGTTGCCGATTGGCATGGACAAGAGTGGGAGCTTTACCTTGAGAACCTGCCTAAATATGTTGAAGCTTCACAA TTTCAGGTGAGAGATAACAGCATTTTGTGA